Proteins encoded in a region of the Manduca sexta isolate Smith_Timp_Sample1 chromosome 9, JHU_Msex_v1.0, whole genome shotgun sequence genome:
- the LOC115443273 gene encoding LOW QUALITY PROTEIN: zinc finger protein 593 homolog (The sequence of the model RefSeq protein was modified relative to this genomic sequence to represent the inferred CDS: deleted 1 base in 1 codon) → MPYKRKKYHSGDTHLKRRWRVRNRKKDLDEIDTDLKEENAEKLLNQDVDLDVPGAAQHYCLHCARYFIDDQALKEHFKTKVHKRRLKALELEPYSIEESERAAGHGNFKLPAKRKIVTQNTEKPDLKDQDGDTILEEVSPNKKKRIDDDP, encoded by the exons ATGCCATATAAACGTAAGAAGTACCACAGTGGTGATACTCATCTGAAAAGAAGGTGGAGGGTGCGAAACCGAAAGAAGGACCTTGACGAAATTGATACTGACCTAAAAGAAG aaaacgCAGAAAAATTGTTAAATCAAGATGTGGATCTAGACGTGCCCGGAGCTGCGCAACATTACTGCCTTCACTGTGCGCGATACTTCATCGACGACCAAGCTCTCAAAGAACATTTCAAGACAAAAGTGCACAAGCGAAGATTAAAGGCGTTAGAACTAGAACCCTATAGTATAGAGGAATCTGAAAGGGCTGCCGGTCATGGTAACTTCAAGTTACcagcaaaaaga aaaattgttaCACAAAACACTGAGAAACCTGATCTAAAAGATCAAGACGGAGATACAATTTTGGAAGAAGTTAGTCCAAACAAGAAGAAGAGAATTGATGATGATCCATAA
- the LOC115443275 gene encoding zinc finger protein 624, protein MMEANLPFFTLPFVDSEVSDLEFSKHKISDGDFDVLHHTLPHGSLLGADDVLAQFLSGDEPLEEPDLNGPTTLHCEICRKQFDNAKKYYGHLRVHSKDNLWICDKCPNEKFSTKQQLMKHSLTHKPLERVWRCPQCTMTFEALWRLQQHLFAKHLDYRPHKCDICEKTFHKLSDLKKHKSVHNDEKKHACSYCDMLFKDKSNLKRHMLCHTNEKPFCCSGCGNRFKQIASLRRHKRNCALSKAENEPVDTTTRKNYCRVCGKTFQYKSALLEHCVRHHTNHTVEDNKQDKCDENTIDTNRTVDNIVDDILSGLHERDNAEKRNNDLADDNNLMQIELLREMNQLHTLDDELFYNDIDFDNFQPSHIFGNDIDYNDKNAEILFDFTEAGKSIDQDIMNALYHVKAEHLPDELLNAPEILNPNDKPKEPEPVSVNECATIFESDVDLESSTNLAANLNQLIGENSVQYISTEDDDTFIISLNSEIDAEQLTDMLNIGVELIDNDKTVADEVSEPENVEGPVNVEPIVLKIEEPSLKAIEGDAPSDEKENKGKTKTKKRLLLVCRTCNRVFNRTDNYKSHIACHEPSLRRHSCEECGKRFGYRSTLNKHMRRDHYAHAQGPPAHRCDVCGHAYNAAWMLKQHCQREHEGLTPHACDVKGCSKKFYKKCDLVVHKRYHTGERPYSCDICRSRFTHISHLRRHIRKVDCTKNARKQAVTRPALVATS, encoded by the exons ATGATGGAGGCTAATTTACCATTCTTTACTCTACCA TTTGTAGATTCCGAGGTGTCGGATCTAGAATTTTCGAAGCATAAGATCAGTGACGGAGATTTCGATGTTCTTCATCACACATTGCCTCACGGGTCGTTGCTTGGCGCTGATGACGTCCTCGCCCAGTTCCTGTCAGGGGACGAGCCCTTGGAGGAACCCGACCTGAACGGCCCCACAACACTACACTGCGAGATATGTAGGAAGCAGTTCGACAATGCCAAGAAGTATTACGGACACTTGAGAGTTCATTCCAAGGACAACCTCTGGATATGTG aTAAATGTCCGAATGAAAAGTTTTCAACAAAGCAGCAGTTGATGAAACACAGCCTCACCCACAAGCCGCTAGAGCGAGTTTGGAGGTGTCCACAGTGCACCATGACATTTGAGGCACTCTGGAGGCTGCAGCAGCATCTCTTTGCCAAACATTTGGACTACAG ACCTCATAAATGTGATATATGTGAGAAAACATTCCACAAATTGTCTGATTTGAAAAAACACAAAAGTGTGCACAATG ATGAGAAGAAGCATGCGTGTAGTTATTGTGATATGCTGTTCAAAGACAAGTCTAATCTAAAGAGGCACATGCTTTGTCACACTAATGAGAAGCCATTTTGTTGTTCTGGATGTGGGAATCGATTTAAACAG ATAGCTTCATTGAGGCGACACAAGCGGAATTGTGCTCTGAGCAAGGCGGAGAACGAGCCGGTAGACACCACCACGAGAAAGAACTACTGTCGCGTGTGTGGCAAGACGTTTCAGTACAAAAGCGCCCTACTTGAACACTGTGTCAG acacCACACAAACCACACTGTAGAGGATAACAAGCAGGATAAGTGCGATGAAAACACCATAGACACAAACAGAACTGTGGACAACATAGTCGACGATATCCTGTCGGGCTTGCACGAACGCGACAACGCCGAGAAGCGAAACAACGATCTCGCCGATGACAATAATCTCATGCAGATAGAACTGTTGAGAGAGATGAACCAACTCCACACGCTAGACGACGAGCTGTTCTACAATGACATCGACTTTGACAATTTTCAACCGAGTCATATATTCGGCAATGACATCGACTACAATGACAAGAATGCCGAAATACTCTTCGACTTTACAGAAGCAGGCAAGAGTATAGACCAGGACATCATGAACGCTCTGTACCACGTCAAAGCCGAACACTTGCCCGATGAGTTACTCAATGCACCGGAGATTTTGAACCCCAATGATAAACCGAAAGAGCCAGAACCTGTTTCGGTCAACGAATGCGCTACTATATTCGAGAGCGATGTGGATCTCGAATCGAGTACCAATCTTGCAGCGAATTTGAACCAGTTGATAGGCGAGAATAGTGTTCAATACATCTCTACTGAGGACGATgacacatttataataagtttgaaTAGTGAAATAGACGCCGAACAGTTGACTGACATGTTGAATATTGGTGTGGAACTTATTGATAATGATAAGACTGTGGCGGATGAAGTATCGGAACCGGAAAATGTGGAGGGTCCCGTGAATGTGGAACCAATAGTGTTGAAGATCGAAGAGccaagtttaaaggcgattgaAGGAGACGCGCCGAGTGATGAGAAAGAGAACAAAGGCAAAACAAAGACGAAGAAACGGCTGCTGCTCGTTTGCCGTACGTGTAACAGAGTGTTTAACAGAACTGATAATTACAAGTCTCATATag CGTGTCACGAGCCATCTCTACGGCGTCACTCGTGCGAAGAGTGTGGAAAGCGCTTCGGATACCGTTCTACACTCAACAAGCACATGCGCCGTGACCACTATGCGCACGCGCAGGGACCGCCCGCACATCGCTGCGACGTCTGCGGACACGCCTACAATGCCGCATGGatg TTGAAGCAACATTGCCAGCGCGAGCACGAGGGCCTGACGCCGCACGCCTGCGACGTCAAGGGGTGCAGTAAGAAGTTCTACAAGAAATGCGATTTAGTCGTTCATAAAAG GTACCACACCGGCGAACGTCCTTATTCTTGTGACATCTGCCGCAGTCGCTTTACCCACATTTCACATTTGAGGAGGCACATACGGAAAGTGGACTGCActaaaaa CGCCCGGAAGCAAGCCGTAACTCGTCCTGCTTTAGTAGCTACCTCGTGA
- the LOC115443272 gene encoding transport and Golgi organization protein 2 has protein sequence MCILFIYNGFNDPDSDYAAVVISNRDEFYDRPSSAMAPWTEDYTVVGGRDLQSGCDNGTWLGFSPKRKKLGVLLNLPGKPKDNAKSRGMIVADYVRNDKPATLYVEDMKNDAKECNDFIFVSLELINSTPTIQAYNNVTDEIIAYTDTCVGFGNSLPQNPLKKVEAGKQMLQHICTKYKKVTMKKAFIEELFHLLKSEERHLPDQQLETRRPDLYKELSSIFVCVPKGRYGTRTHSLLLITKGGHADLIEHTMQEPIDPLNPTWVRSEFQFDIEF, from the exons atgtgtattttatttatatacaatggTTTCAATGACCCTGATAGTGACTACGCAGCTGTGGTGATATCCAATAGAGATGAGTTTTATGATCGACCTTCTTCTGCTATGGCACCATGGACTGAAGACTACACAGTTGTTGGAG GTCGCGATTTACAATCGGGTTGCGATAATGGCACTTGGTTAGGTTTCTcacctaaaagaaaaaaattaggTGTCCTACTAAATCTGCCTGGAAAACCTAAAGATAATGCAAAGA gTAGAGGAATGATTGTGGCAGATTATGTAAGAAATGACAAACCAGCTACATTATATGTGGAAGACATGAAAAATGATGCAAAGGaatgtaatgattttatttttgtttctctgGAGCTCAT CAATAGTACTCCAACAATCCAAGCATACAACAACGTAACAGATGAAATAATAGCATATACTGACACTTGTGTTGGTTTTGGGAACAGTTTACCCCAAAATCCTTTGAAGAAAGTTGAAGCTGGCAAACAAATGCTACAACACATTTGcactaaatacaaaaaagtgACCATGAAAAAAGCTTTTATTGAAGaattattccatttattaaaGTCTGAAGAAAG ACACCTACCAGACCAACAGCTGGAAACTCGAAGGCCTGATTTGTATAAAGAACTAAGTTCAATATTTGTTTGTGTACCAAAAGGAAGATATGGTACAAG AACACATTCACTACTACTGATAACAAAAGGGGGACATGCAGATTTGATTGAACACACAATGCAAGAACCAATAGATCCACTCAATCCTACATGGGTAAGAAGTgaatttcaatttgatattgAATTCTAA